One part of the Mariniflexile litorale genome encodes these proteins:
- a CDS encoding DUF1761 domain-containing protein, giving the protein MDFLNPMAIIAAAVSALVVGFIWYHPKVFGKAWMQAAGITNEQIKGGNMLKIFGLALLFAFLLASALPGIVIHQMGVFSLIGGDPTKALPSYEAFMVDYSEAFRTFKHGVFHGVLTGVFIALPILGTNALFERKSAKYIFINSGYWIVTLGIMGGIICAWK; this is encoded by the coding sequence ATGGATTTTTTAAACCCAATGGCAATTATTGCAGCAGCAGTTTCTGCTTTAGTTGTAGGATTTATTTGGTATCACCCAAAAGTATTTGGTAAGGCTTGGATGCAAGCGGCAGGAATAACCAATGAACAAATAAAAGGAGGTAATATGCTTAAAATTTTTGGTTTAGCATTACTGTTTGCCTTTTTATTAGCCAGTGCACTTCCTGGAATTGTTATTCATCAAATGGGTGTTTTTAGTTTGATTGGAGGAGATCCAACAAAGGCTCTACCTTCTTATGAAGCATTTATGGTGGATTATTCCGAAGCTTTTAGAACTTTTAAGCATGGTGTTTTTCATGGTGTATTAACGGGTGTTTTTATTGCATTACCAATTTTAGGCACCAATGCTTTATTTGAAAGAAAAAGTGCAAAATACATTTTTATAAATAGTGGATATTGGATAGTAACACTTGGTATTATGGGCGGTATTATTTGTGCTTGGAAATAA
- a CDS encoding GNAT family N-acetyltransferase → MTSFQIYHSVTSLPHSWDSIVVHDIFLQSSYFKALEEASPNNIQFFYVGIFDEEVLVGVAIIQRVQLYLKDMFRNINVSCVKEFFRDMVSKALKGNILVVGNLMHTGQHGLFFQKENISQTTYLNLVFEALYVIKNHIKTNQNKTIRAIMFKDYFLDDSIHLKTDFFSNHKLHKVKVQPNMILKLQPNWLSFKDYISALNKKYKRRYKTARNKLNGIRCSELSLGAVKASSSELHALYLNVSNNAKFNTFILPENHFYNLKLQLQNRFRVFGYYLNEELVGFFTLIENEKHLETYFLGYDEAHQYKNQLYLNMLYSMLEFGISNHFKTVVYARTAMEIKSSVGAKPEPMVVYIKHTNSFINAVLKQVFGLMNPKQKWQERHPFHY, encoded by the coding sequence TTGACATCATTTCAAATTTATCATTCGGTTACAAGTCTTCCTCATTCATGGGACAGTATTGTTGTACATGATATTTTTTTACAATCTTCATATTTTAAAGCACTTGAAGAAGCATCTCCTAATAATATTCAATTCTTTTATGTGGGTATTTTTGATGAAGAGGTATTAGTAGGTGTTGCTATCATTCAAAGGGTTCAATTGTATTTAAAAGATATGTTTAGAAACATTAATGTATCTTGTGTAAAAGAGTTTTTTCGTGATATGGTTTCAAAAGCATTAAAAGGTAATATTTTAGTAGTGGGTAATTTGATGCACACAGGTCAGCATGGGCTATTTTTTCAAAAAGAAAACATATCACAAACTACTTATTTAAATTTGGTTTTTGAAGCTTTATATGTTATTAAAAATCATATAAAAACCAATCAAAACAAAACAATACGAGCCATCATGTTTAAAGATTATTTTTTAGATGATAGCATTCATTTAAAAACCGACTTTTTTAGTAATCATAAATTACATAAAGTTAAAGTGCAACCTAATATGATTTTGAAGCTTCAACCAAATTGGTTAAGTTTTAAAGATTATATAAGTGCACTTAATAAAAAATATAAACGACGCTATAAAACAGCGAGAAACAAGTTAAATGGTATAAGGTGTTCAGAATTGAGTCTAGGTGCTGTTAAAGCCAGCTCTAGTGAGTTACACGCGCTTTATTTAAACGTATCTAACAATGCAAAGTTTAATACATTTATACTGCCTGAAAATCATTTTTACAATTTAAAATTGCAATTACAAAATAGATTTAGAGTTTTTGGTTATTATTTGAATGAAGAACTTGTTGGGTTTTTTACATTGATAGAAAATGAAAAACATCTCGAAACTTATTTTTTAGGCTATGATGAAGCGCATCAATATAAAAATCAGTTATATTTAAATATGCTTTATAGTATGTTGGAGTTTGGCATTAGCAATCATTTTAAAACAGTGGTTTATGCTAGAACTGCTATGGAAATTAAAAGCTCTGTAGGTGCTAAACCAGAACCGATGGTTGTTTATATAAAACACACCAATAGCTTTATAAATGCTGTTTTAAAGCAGGTTTTTGGATTGATGAACCCTAAGCAGAAATGGCAGGAACGCCATCCTTTTCATTATTAG